Within uncultured Methanoregula sp., the genomic segment ACCGGCTCTTCCAGCCGGGAGAAGACCGGGACCTGGTGCTCGCCGTGCTCCCCCAGAACAAACGGGAACCCGCTGATATTCCGGTTCCGGAGCGCGATCCCGAACCGGGCACTGTCAAGCTGGCCGCCAAACCCGATGCAGCGTTCACGGGCGATCCCGGTTTTTTTGCAGAGATAAAAATTATTGATATCCATGGGGTTTGTTACGGTGATGAGAATGCCTTCAAACCCTTTAAGCAGCGCCGTGCATTCTTTTACTGCCGGAAGATTTGCATCGAGAAGATCGGCCCGGGTCTTTACTGCCGGATTGCGGGGGAGACCTGCGGAAAAGATGCAGATATCCGCTCCCTTCACCTCGTTTTTGTCCGTGCTGATGGTCATGTCAAGACCCGTGTGCTCGATATCGAGCACCTGGGCCCGGAGCAGGTTTGAGGCGCTGTCATAAAGAACCATTTCGTCGACAATTCCCAGCGATGCCGATAAATACGCGACCTCGCCGCCAATCCTGCCAACTCCTACAATTGCAAGGCGCGCCATCCGGTTACAGTATGGGTATGCTAATAATAAATTAGCAACCATCTTCTGATGAAATGGTGTCTATCAGGCCGGGTCCGGTCATGGCAGGTGGTGTCCCGCTCGACAACCACCTGATCCTCGCAGCCGGGATCCTGGGAACAACGGGCTCATCGCTTTCGCGTATGCTGCTGCTCGGGGCTGGCGGTGTAGTGACCAAGTCGATTGGCCCGGCACCGAAAGAGGGGCATGCAGGGCCCTGCCTTGTCGTGCTGGAAGACGGGCTCATGAATGCAATGGGACTTCCCAATCCCTCGAAGGATTTTGTCGAGGAACTGACAGGGCTTGCGAAAAAACCGGTGGTGGTGAGCATCTTTGGCGGAAACCCGGAAGAATTTGCTGAGGTTGCCGGCTGGTTTTCAGGAAAGGCTGCCGGCTTTGAACTCAACCTTTCCTGCCCGCATGCGGAAGGATACGGCGCGGCGATTGGCAGCGACCCGGCCCTTGTTGAAGCCTGCACCCGGGCGGTCAGCAAATCGGGCATTCCGACCTGGGTGAAGCTCACCCCCAACGTGACCGACATCACGGCAATCGGTAAGGCTGCCGAGAAAGGCGGCGCCAGCGCGATCGTTGCCATCAACACGGTAAAAGCAATGCGGATATCAACCGGCCTGCGCCGACCGGCCCTGGGGCACGGGTACGGCGGCCTCTCGGGGCCGGCCATCTTCCCGGTAGCGGTCCGGTGCGTGTATGAACTGTATGAATCCGTAACCATTCCCATCATCGGCTGCGGGGGCGTTTCCTCTGCGGATAACGTGATCGAGATGATGATGGCCGGGGCAGCTTCTGTTGAGATCGGCAGCGCTATCTACGGGGATGTCAACGTGTTTGATGCCATTAAAAAAGACCTCTACCAGAAAGACGGGATAGAACCCGGAGAGATCGTGGGGTGCGCCCATGGCTGATTCCCTGTCTGTTCCTGTTACCATCGTCCGCGTGAAAAAAGAGACGCCCCTAATCCATACGTTCGTGTTCGACACATCGTTCACCTTCAGCCCCGGGCAGTTTGTGATGGTCTGGGTGCCGG encodes:
- a CDS encoding lactate dehydrogenase; translation: MARLAIVGVGRIGGEVAYLSASLGIVDEMVLYDSASNLLRAQVLDIEHTGLDMTISTDKNEVKGADICIFSAGLPRNPAVKTRADLLDANLPAVKECTALLKGFEGILITVTNPMDINNFYLCKKTGIARERCIGFGGQLDSARFGIALRNRNISGFPFVLGEHGEHQVPVFSRLEEPVGEGPRNEILMELRGASMEVIKGKGGTVFGPALHLAHLVRMVLADKRDLAICSAVLEGEYGLTGCSLGVPARIGRDGIHAIEEWQLDSWEQQKMDEAGSFARELSARAVS
- a CDS encoding dihydroorotate dehydrogenase, translated to MVSIRPGPVMAGGVPLDNHLILAAGILGTTGSSLSRMLLLGAGGVVTKSIGPAPKEGHAGPCLVVLEDGLMNAMGLPNPSKDFVEELTGLAKKPVVVSIFGGNPEEFAEVAGWFSGKAAGFELNLSCPHAEGYGAAIGSDPALVEACTRAVSKSGIPTWVKLTPNVTDITAIGKAAEKGGASAIVAINTVKAMRISTGLRRPALGHGYGGLSGPAIFPVAVRCVYELYESVTIPIIGCGGVSSADNVIEMMMAGAASVEIGSAIYGDVNVFDAIKKDLYQKDGIEPGEIVGCAHG